The Macrococcoides canis genome has a window encoding:
- a CDS encoding alpha/beta fold hydrolase, which translates to MTTIEIKDVTLNYKTEGEGLPVYFFHGNGVDLTSHYEMYDDIFTDYKRIYLDIPGMGESEADLGLNSTNDILEVVLGFIEEMTGDEQFVLVGHSYGSYMCLGVMDRLQEQVKAGFITCPVVEGQKHLRTIEKLDRQVDEQFEVLEDKDYYKDYLSMTVRINHETWELFRRLMVPGIKRANNQFMKNLRRQDNEFYQFRCEDNIQIHEDTLVYVLLGQYDNVVGYKDQIRFFEPIEHIHTTVLTNTGHNPMIDAYDEVRRLAKKFVVAL; encoded by the coding sequence ATGACGACAATAGAGATTAAAGATGTGACATTGAACTACAAGACTGAAGGAGAAGGATTACCCGTATATTTCTTTCATGGCAATGGTGTAGATTTAACGAGCCATTATGAAATGTATGATGATATATTTACGGATTATAAACGTATTTATTTAGATATTCCAGGGATGGGAGAATCTGAAGCGGATTTAGGTTTAAATAGTACGAATGATATTTTAGAGGTTGTACTAGGATTTATTGAAGAGATGACAGGTGATGAACAGTTTGTGCTGGTCGGTCATTCATACGGCAGCTATATGTGTTTAGGCGTTATGGATCGTTTACAGGAGCAGGTGAAAGCTGGATTTATCACTTGTCCGGTCGTTGAAGGACAGAAACATCTACGTACGATAGAGAAATTAGATCGTCAAGTAGATGAGCAGTTTGAAGTATTAGAGGATAAAGATTATTACAAAGATTATTTAAGTATGACTGTACGCATTAACCATGAAACATGGGAGTTGTTTAGACGTTTAATGGTGCCGGGAATAAAGCGTGCGAATAATCAATTTATGAAGAATCTGCGCCGTCAGGATAATGAATTTTATCAGTTTAGATGTGAAGATAATATTCAGATTCACGAGGATACGCTTGTCTATGTATTACTCGGTCAATATGATAACGTCGTAGGATATAAAGATCAAATTCGATTCTTTGAGCCTATTGAACATATTCATACAACTGTTCTAACAAACACTGGCCACAATCCAATGATTGATGCTTATGATGAAGTACGCAGACTTGCTAAAAAGTTTGTAGTTGCGTTATAA
- a CDS encoding YkvA family protein encodes MNLKQRAKQLKIDVPAIFIALHKKETPILAKVLALITIIYALSPIDLIPDFIPVLGFLDDVILLPLFISLTIKLIPDDIFNQCQQEAINLTRKDLKRWYFALPILIIWI; translated from the coding sequence ATGAACTTAAAACAACGCGCAAAACAATTAAAGATAGATGTACCAGCTATATTTATCGCTTTACATAAAAAAGAAACACCAATACTCGCTAAAGTATTGGCGCTCATCACCATCATATATGCACTGTCACCTATAGACCTTATTCCTGATTTCATTCCAGTACTAGGATTTTTAGATGACGTTATCTTGTTACCACTATTCATCAGTCTAACCATTAAACTGATTCCTGATGACATCTTTAATCAATGCCAGCAAGAAGCCATAAATTTAACCCGTAAAGATTTAAAACGGTGGTATTTTGCCTTGCCGATTCTGATTATATGGATATAA
- a CDS encoding HIRAN domain-containing protein, which produces MHEIDKPNDHGLMHLIHNKNLTVPLPFEREIFLFDTYIAGTSHIEGIEELYEYLKVGHPLKFYREPDNPYDAQAIMIKNADGVKLGYIPKADNIIFSRLMDAGKLLFGKISSKSMNGNWVKIKIDIFLKD; this is translated from the coding sequence ATGCACGAAATAGATAAACCGAATGACCATGGATTGATGCATTTAATCCATAATAAAAATTTAACGGTACCTTTGCCTTTTGAGCGTGAAATCTTTTTATTTGATACCTATATCGCCGGAACATCACATATTGAGGGTATAGAGGAATTATATGAGTACTTAAAGGTTGGTCATCCATTAAAATTTTATAGAGAACCAGATAATCCGTATGATGCCCAGGCTATAATGATAAAAAATGCTGATGGTGTTAAGTTAGGTTATATTCCTAAAGCAGATAATATAATATTTTCGAGGCTGATGGATGCTGGTAAGCTACTTTTTGGTAAAATTTCATCGAAAAGTATGAACGGAAATTGGGTAAAGATAAAGATAGATATATTTTTAAAAGATTAA